One genomic segment of Amycolatopsis sp. WQ 127309 includes these proteins:
- a CDS encoding ammonium transporter encodes MLNAGDTAWVLASAALVMLMTPGLAFFYGGMVRAKSVLNMLMMNFIALAVVGVLWALYGFSMSFSNDAFGGFVGNFDLAGLGDTVGKLAGFVTAATSTSPEVAWPGSDALPVLAFVMFQLMFAIITPALISGAIADRAKFWGWTLFVVIWVTVVYFPVAHWVFSFNGFIGADAVGGWIANNLKALDFAGGTAVHINAGAAGLALAIVLGKRKGWPKDTGRPHNVPFVLLGASLLWFGWYGFNAGSALAANDLAAVAFTNTTVATAAAVLGWLVVEQLKFGKPTTLGAASGAVAGLVAVTPACGFVSPIGAIAIGLIAGAVCALAVSLKYRFGFDDSLDVVGVHLVGGIVGTLLIGFFGTTSVNSLGADGLFYGGGFTQLGRQAAAAGAVLVYSFVLTFIIGFAIKKTGGFRVSVEDEVGGIDEAQHAESAYDFTGLSGGGAPSTIPVKTTPAAKLEESKA; translated from the coding sequence GTGCTGAACGCAGGAGACACCGCATGGGTATTGGCCAGCGCCGCGCTGGTCATGCTCATGACACCGGGATTGGCCTTCTTCTACGGCGGCATGGTCCGCGCGAAGAGCGTCTTGAACATGCTGATGATGAACTTCATCGCGCTGGCCGTGGTGGGGGTGTTGTGGGCCCTGTACGGCTTCTCGATGTCGTTCTCCAACGACGCCTTCGGCGGCTTCGTCGGTAACTTCGACCTCGCCGGGCTCGGCGACACCGTCGGCAAGCTCGCCGGCTTCGTGACGGCCGCCACGAGCACCTCGCCGGAGGTCGCGTGGCCGGGCTCCGACGCGCTGCCGGTGCTCGCATTCGTGATGTTCCAGCTGATGTTCGCGATCATCACGCCGGCGCTGATCTCCGGCGCCATCGCGGATCGCGCGAAGTTCTGGGGCTGGACGCTGTTCGTCGTCATCTGGGTGACGGTCGTGTACTTCCCGGTCGCGCACTGGGTGTTCTCGTTCAACGGCTTCATCGGCGCGGACGCCGTCGGCGGCTGGATCGCCAACAACCTCAAGGCACTCGACTTCGCCGGTGGTACCGCGGTCCACATCAACGCCGGTGCCGCGGGTCTGGCACTGGCGATCGTGCTCGGCAAGCGCAAGGGCTGGCCGAAGGACACCGGCCGGCCGCACAACGTGCCGTTCGTCCTGCTGGGCGCGAGCTTGCTGTGGTTCGGCTGGTACGGCTTCAACGCGGGTTCGGCGCTGGCCGCCAACGACCTCGCCGCGGTCGCCTTCACCAACACCACCGTCGCCACCGCCGCCGCCGTCCTCGGCTGGCTGGTGGTCGAGCAGCTCAAGTTCGGCAAGCCGACCACCCTCGGCGCCGCGTCCGGCGCGGTCGCCGGTCTGGTCGCCGTCACCCCGGCGTGTGGTTTCGTGAGCCCGATCGGGGCCATCGCGATCGGCCTCATCGCCGGTGCGGTCTGCGCGCTGGCCGTCTCGCTCAAGTACCGGTTCGGCTTCGACGACTCGCTCGACGTCGTGGGCGTCCACCTGGTCGGCGGCATCGTCGGCACCCTGCTCATCGGCTTCTTCGGCACCACCAGCGTGAACTCGCTCGGCGCCGACGGCCTGTTCTACGGCGGTGGCTTCACCCAGCTGGGGCGCCAGGCGGCGGCCGCGGGTGCGGTGCTGGTGTACTCCTTCGTGCTGACCTTCATCATCGGGTTCGCGATCAAGAAGACGGGCGGCTTCCGCGTCAGCGTGGAGGACGAGGTCGGCGGCATCGACGAGGCCCAGCACGCGGAGAGCGCGTACGACTTCACCGGGTTGTCCGGCGGTGGCGCTCCGTCCACCATTCCGGTCAAGACCACGCCGGCCGCGAAACTCGAGGAGAGCAAGGCATGA
- a CDS encoding P-II family nitrogen regulator produces the protein MKLITAIVKPFTLDDVRSALEQLGVLGMTVSEVQGYGRQKGHTEVYRGAEYSVDFVAKLKIEVVTDDTNVEKVLDAVTTAAHTGKIGDGKVWVTPVETVIRVRTGERGTDAL, from the coding sequence ATGAAGCTCATCACGGCGATTGTGAAGCCGTTCACGCTGGACGATGTCCGCTCCGCGCTGGAGCAGCTGGGCGTGCTGGGCATGACGGTCAGCGAGGTCCAGGGGTACGGCCGCCAGAAGGGCCACACCGAGGTCTACCGCGGCGCCGAGTACTCGGTGGACTTCGTGGCCAAGCTGAAGATCGAGGTCGTCACCGACGACACCAACGTGGAGAAGGTGCTCGACGCCGTCACCACGGCCGCGCACACCGGCAAGATCGGTGACGGCAAGGTGTGGGTGACGCCGGTCGAGACCGTCATCCGGGTACGGACCGGCGAGCGCGGCACGGACGCGCTATAG
- a CDS encoding [protein-PII] uridylyltransferase translates to MADGGELVQATERLLEGRHGRLGASALRAALVDLYEFWLSRGASAAGVDTAEPRVALVAVGGLGRRELVPFSDLDLLLVHNGNSKVGEIADALWYPLWDAKVGLDHSVRTPGEALKVASEDLRTAMGLLDARHLAGDAELSGRLVTAARDQWRRTARKQIPDLTASVRQRWTRSGEIAQSAEPDLKHGRGGLRDFAVLEALAAAQLTARPGEELLEAKGLLLDVRTELRREIRRERDVLSAPEADLVASELGFGDRFTLARKLSGAGRTIAYALDVALRSTVDPPKARFGRRPSRTPLAEGVVLHGNEVALARDAVPAKDPALLLRVAAASARTGKPIALGTLKALAESAPELRAPWPAEALNALVELLGAGEGLVDAVESLDRTGLWSRLFPEWGAVRDLPPRSPVHQWTVDRHLVRTCVEAAKLTTTVPRPDLLLIGALLHDIGKGRDADHSELGAKISAQVAARLGLDAADAATVSAMVRHHLLLPHTATRRDISEPATVARVVKTLDSDIVLVELLHALTQADSLATGPGVWTDWKARLHAELVTGCEEVLRGKGFTAPEPMDSEQRELVAQAVASGNGEVRISTHGKVVTVLLAVPARAELLAPAAGVLALNSMEVHSAILRGHDGGRAGLFTASPKFGSLPEVTLLREQFARAVAGTLPLTQRLAAKERDYGSPDAASVAPKVLWFDDETSGPDTVVLELRAADRIGLLFRVAGALRRCDAEVRWAKVATLGGAVVDSFAVTPRSGRIEPGWRREVEQAVLAAAS, encoded by the coding sequence ATGGCCGACGGGGGCGAACTGGTCCAGGCCACCGAGCGGTTGCTCGAGGGCAGGCACGGGAGGCTGGGGGCGTCCGCTTTGCGGGCGGCCCTGGTCGACCTCTATGAGTTCTGGCTGAGCAGGGGTGCCTCGGCGGCCGGCGTCGACACCGCGGAACCGCGGGTCGCGCTGGTCGCCGTGGGCGGGCTCGGCCGCCGGGAGCTGGTGCCGTTCTCCGATCTCGACCTGCTGCTGGTGCACAACGGCAACAGCAAGGTCGGCGAGATCGCGGACGCGCTCTGGTACCCCTTGTGGGACGCGAAAGTCGGGCTGGACCACTCGGTCCGCACACCCGGCGAAGCACTGAAGGTCGCTTCGGAGGACCTTCGGACGGCGATGGGCCTGCTCGACGCCCGGCACCTCGCCGGGGACGCCGAGCTGTCCGGCCGCCTGGTCACGGCGGCGCGGGACCAGTGGCGCCGCACCGCGCGCAAGCAGATCCCCGATCTGACGGCGTCGGTGCGGCAGCGCTGGACCCGCAGCGGCGAGATCGCGCAGTCCGCCGAGCCCGATCTCAAGCACGGGCGTGGTGGGCTGCGGGACTTCGCCGTGCTGGAAGCGCTGGCCGCGGCGCAGCTCACCGCCCGTCCGGGCGAGGAGCTGCTGGAAGCCAAGGGACTCCTGCTCGACGTCCGGACCGAGCTGCGGCGCGAGATCCGGCGCGAGCGGGACGTCCTGTCCGCACCGGAGGCCGACCTGGTCGCCTCCGAGCTGGGCTTCGGCGACCGGTTCACCTTGGCGCGCAAGCTGTCCGGCGCGGGACGCACGATCGCGTACGCGCTCGACGTCGCCCTGCGGTCCACTGTGGACCCGCCGAAGGCGCGGTTCGGGCGGCGGCCGTCCCGCACGCCGCTCGCCGAAGGCGTGGTGCTGCACGGGAACGAGGTCGCGCTCGCCCGTGACGCCGTCCCGGCGAAGGACCCCGCGCTGCTGCTGCGGGTCGCCGCGGCGTCGGCGCGCACCGGCAAGCCGATCGCGCTCGGCACCCTGAAAGCCCTGGCCGAGTCGGCCCCCGAGCTGCGCGCGCCGTGGCCCGCCGAGGCGTTGAACGCCCTGGTGGAGCTGCTGGGCGCGGGGGAGGGCCTGGTCGACGCGGTCGAATCGCTCGACCGCACCGGGCTGTGGTCACGGCTGTTCCCCGAGTGGGGCGCGGTCCGCGACCTGCCGCCGCGCTCGCCGGTGCACCAGTGGACGGTCGACCGGCACCTCGTGCGCACCTGCGTCGAGGCGGCCAAGCTGACGACCACGGTGCCGCGGCCGGACCTGCTGCTGATCGGCGCGCTGCTGCACGACATCGGCAAGGGCCGCGACGCCGACCACTCGGAGCTGGGCGCCAAGATCTCCGCCCAGGTCGCGGCCCGGCTCGGGCTGGACGCGGCGGACGCGGCGACGGTGTCGGCGATGGTCCGCCACCACCTGCTGCTGCCGCACACCGCGACGCGGCGCGACATCAGCGAGCCGGCGACGGTGGCGCGGGTGGTGAAGACCCTGGACAGCGACATCGTCCTGGTCGAACTGCTGCACGCGCTCACCCAGGCCGACTCGCTGGCCACCGGCCCCGGCGTCTGGACGGACTGGAAGGCCCGGCTGCACGCCGAGCTGGTCACCGGGTGCGAGGAAGTGCTGCGCGGCAAGGGGTTCACCGCCCCCGAGCCGATGGACTCCGAACAGCGCGAGCTCGTCGCCCAGGCCGTCGCCTCGGGCAACGGCGAGGTCCGGATCAGCACGCACGGCAAGGTCGTCACGGTGCTGCTGGCCGTGCCGGCCCGCGCGGAGCTGCTGGCTCCGGCGGCGGGTGTGCTGGCGCTGAACTCGATGGAGGTGCACTCGGCGATCCTGCGCGGCCACGACGGCGGGCGCGCCGGGTTGTTCACGGCGTCACCGAAGTTCGGTTCCTTGCCGGAAGTGACGCTGTTGCGCGAGCAGTTCGCCCGCGCCGTCGCCGGCACCCTGCCGCTGACGCAGCGGCTGGCGGCGAAGGAACGCGACTACGGCTCACCCGACGCGGCGTCGGTCGCGCCGAAGGTGCTGTGGTTCGACGACGAGACGAGCGGCCCGGACACGGTGGTCCTCGAACTCCGGGCGGCCGACCGGATCGGCCTGCTGTTCCGCGTCGCCGGGGCGTTGCGCCGCTGCGACGCGGAGGTCCGCTGGGCCAAGGTGGCGACGCTGGGCGGCGCGGTGGTCGACTCGTTCGCGGTGACGCCCCGCAGCGGCCGCATCGAGCCGGGCTGGCGCCGCGAGGTCGAGCAGGCGGTGCTGGCCGCGGCGTCCTGA
- a CDS encoding TetR/AcrR family transcriptional regulator yields the protein MRARTFTESGRRAQIVRAAIEVIAAEGFAKASFSRIAKHAGLSSTGMISYHFAGKDDLLAVCVTEIEKITGAFMGPRIDAAAGHVAQLRAYVESNVALVGEHPAEVRALIDLVKNAGSQSASVNGRIALFEEHFRTGQAAGVFGRFDPRTAALAFTTGLDAVVAIAAADVPEPAELTRIGRELADLYVRATAPETTGETA from the coding sequence ATGCGAGCAAGAACGTTCACCGAGTCCGGCAGGCGGGCCCAGATCGTGCGGGCGGCGATCGAAGTGATCGCCGCGGAAGGCTTCGCCAAGGCGTCGTTCAGCCGGATCGCGAAGCACGCCGGCCTGTCGAGCACCGGCATGATCAGCTACCACTTCGCGGGCAAGGACGACCTGCTCGCGGTGTGCGTCACGGAGATCGAAAAGATCACCGGGGCGTTCATGGGGCCGCGGATCGACGCCGCCGCCGGGCACGTCGCGCAGCTGCGGGCCTACGTCGAATCGAACGTCGCGCTCGTCGGCGAGCACCCCGCCGAAGTCCGCGCCCTGATTGACCTGGTGAAGAACGCCGGTTCGCAGAGCGCGAGCGTCAACGGGCGGATCGCCTTGTTCGAGGAGCACTTCCGCACCGGGCAGGCGGCCGGCGTCTTCGGGCGCTTCGACCCGCGGACGGCGGCGCTCGCCTTCACCACCGGCCTCGACGCCGTCGTCGCCATCGCGGCCGCCGATGTACCCGAACCCGCCGAGCTCACGCGCATCGGCCGTGAGCTCGCCGACCTCTACGTGCGGGCGACCGCACCCGAAACCACTGGGGAAACCGCATGA
- a CDS encoding FAD-dependent oxidoreductase, whose protein sequence is MPDVLVAGAGPTGLLAAFELERAGLDVLVLDRDARPTTQSKALGLQPRSVEVLADRGLLAAIEPHTEARLPGGHFSGIHIDYTDLPTPFPYQLGVEQVHVAAAIEARLRTPVLRDAAVTAVAQDDEGVTVTAGGREHRAGWLVAADGGHSTVRTLLGAAFPGRSARISLVVADLTLTRKPAGFADEWRLPTKSAGFLLPLSGGRHRVVVVGEEQQRLGRDEPVTAGELQRALTALHGPGFEVGEVLWASRFGDASRQLERYRHGRVLFAGDAAHIHLPVGGQGLNLGLQDAVNLGWKLAAHVRGHAPAGLLDSYHDERHPVAARVLVSTRAQAVLGVPDPDAVAVREIVTGLIAVPEAHRAVAAEISGIGVTYPGVSGRATGIPVAEDGRAVLIGAEPPPGWADRVETRSGAEPRLVRPDGYVVWNGGPGLADALSTWFGEPAVALV, encoded by the coding sequence ATGCCTGACGTCCTCGTGGCGGGGGCCGGCCCGACCGGCCTGCTGGCCGCGTTCGAGCTGGAACGCGCCGGGCTCGACGTGCTGGTCCTGGACCGCGACGCCCGGCCCACCACGCAGTCGAAGGCGCTCGGCCTGCAGCCCCGGTCCGTCGAGGTGCTGGCGGACCGCGGCCTGCTCGCCGCGATCGAGCCGCACACCGAGGCCCGGCTGCCCGGCGGGCACTTCTCGGGCATCCACATCGACTACACCGACCTGCCGACGCCCTTCCCGTACCAGCTCGGTGTCGAGCAGGTGCACGTCGCGGCGGCGATCGAGGCGCGGCTGCGCACGCCGGTGCTGCGCGACGCGGCCGTCACGGCGGTGGCGCAGGACGACGAAGGCGTCACGGTCACCGCGGGCGGGCGCGAGCACCGGGCCGGCTGGCTGGTGGCGGCCGACGGCGGCCACAGCACGGTCCGGACGCTGCTGGGGGCGGCGTTCCCCGGCCGCTCGGCGCGGATCTCGCTGGTCGTCGCCGACCTCACGCTCACCCGCAAGCCGGCCGGGTTCGCAGACGAGTGGCGGCTGCCGACGAAGTCCGCGGGGTTCCTGCTGCCGCTGTCCGGCGGCCGCCACCGCGTGGTCGTCGTCGGCGAGGAGCAGCAACGGCTCGGCCGCGACGAGCCCGTCACGGCCGGCGAGCTGCAGCGGGCGCTGACCGCCCTGCACGGGCCGGGGTTCGAGGTGGGCGAAGTGCTCTGGGCGTCCCGGTTCGGCGACGCATCCCGGCAGCTGGAGCGCTACCGCCACGGCCGCGTGCTGTTCGCGGGCGACGCCGCCCACATCCACCTGCCGGTGGGCGGCCAGGGGCTCAACCTGGGGCTGCAGGACGCGGTGAACCTCGGCTGGAAACTGGCCGCGCACGTCCGTGGCCACGCTCCGGCCGGCCTGCTCGACAGCTACCACGACGAGCGGCACCCGGTCGCCGCCCGCGTGCTGGTCAGCACCCGCGCGCAGGCGGTGCTCGGGGTGCCCGATCCCGACGCGGTGGCCGTCCGGGAGATCGTCACGGGGCTGATCGCCGTCCCGGAGGCCCACCGCGCGGTCGCGGCGGAGATCTCGGGCATCGGCGTGACGTACCCGGGGGTTTCCGGTCGTGCGACGGGGATCCCGGTCGCCGAGGACGGTCGCGCGGTACTGATCGGCGCGGAACCGCCGCCGGGGTGGGCGGACCGCGTCGAGACCCGTTCCGGCGCCGAGCCGCGGCTCGTGCGGCCCGATGGTTACGTGGTCTGGAACGGCGGGCCGGGCTTGGCAGACGCGCTGAGCACGTGGTTCGGCGAGCCCGCGGTCGCGCTGGTGTGA
- a CDS encoding DUF262 domain-containing protein, which produces MAGTKIQAAEHTVGKIFTDDYHFTIPRYQRPYAWTTDQAGEMFDDLLAASRAKDSLTEADPYFLGSIVLVKTEKQAPAEVVDGQQRLTTLTVLLSVLRDCVSPSFAASLEGRIFQKGDPITQTADQPRLRLRDQDQGFFEKYIQEREGNALLESLANVRPDSRARLVENALLLKSRLSGLELGERERLVSFIIQHTYLVVVSTADFESAYRIFSVLNERGLDLTHTDILKAEIIGRIPEADQDAYTTKWAQEEDDLGRNDFGDLFSHIRMVYAKTKARESILKEFRASVLEPVPDGKKFIDDVLVPYSDAFEAVTRASYAGGPDADAINRLLGWLKQLDNTDWIPPAISYFSRPTADSAELLRFLVDLERLAASMLVRRVDITRRIERYGRVLDWMERGHDLYADESPLQLSAEERAVTAEKLNAEIYTVTRIRQYVLLRLDSALSDGGKSYEHSPLITVEHVLPQSPAAESAWTTEFTPLERSHWVHRLANLVLLSKRKNSQAGNLEFEVKKTRYFEKTSWPPFVLTAQVLDSPKWTPAVLEERQETLLEVLGDLWRLDPDSSTAS; this is translated from the coding sequence ATGGCCGGGACGAAAATCCAAGCAGCGGAGCACACCGTCGGGAAGATCTTCACCGACGACTACCATTTCACGATCCCTCGTTATCAGCGCCCCTACGCGTGGACGACCGACCAGGCGGGGGAGATGTTCGACGACCTTCTCGCCGCTTCTCGCGCCAAGGATTCGCTCACCGAAGCCGATCCCTACTTTCTCGGCAGCATCGTGCTGGTCAAGACGGAGAAACAAGCGCCGGCCGAAGTGGTGGACGGGCAGCAGCGTCTCACCACCCTCACGGTGCTCTTGAGCGTTCTTCGCGACTGCGTCTCGCCTTCCTTCGCCGCATCACTGGAGGGCCGGATCTTCCAGAAGGGAGATCCCATCACGCAGACCGCGGATCAACCTCGCCTCCGTCTGCGGGACCAGGACCAGGGCTTCTTTGAGAAGTACATCCAGGAACGAGAGGGAAACGCGCTGCTCGAGTCCCTGGCGAACGTGCGACCCGACAGCCGGGCACGCCTCGTCGAAAACGCGCTCCTGCTCAAGTCCCGGCTGAGCGGGCTGGAGCTGGGGGAGCGCGAGCGGCTGGTCTCGTTCATCATCCAGCACACGTACTTGGTCGTAGTGTCGACGGCCGATTTCGAGTCGGCATACCGCATCTTCTCGGTGCTCAACGAGCGCGGCTTGGATCTCACGCACACCGACATCCTCAAGGCGGAGATCATCGGCCGCATCCCGGAAGCCGACCAGGATGCCTACACCACCAAATGGGCCCAGGAAGAGGACGATCTCGGTCGTAACGACTTCGGCGATCTCTTCTCTCACATCCGCATGGTGTACGCGAAGACGAAGGCTCGTGAGTCGATCTTGAAAGAGTTCCGCGCGTCGGTCCTGGAGCCCGTTCCGGACGGCAAGAAGTTCATCGACGACGTGCTGGTTCCCTACTCGGACGCCTTCGAGGCGGTCACGCGTGCGAGCTACGCCGGGGGACCCGACGCGGACGCGATCAACAGGCTGCTGGGCTGGCTGAAACAGCTGGACAACACCGACTGGATCCCTCCGGCCATCAGCTACTTCAGTCGTCCGACCGCCGATTCCGCAGAGCTTCTCCGCTTCCTGGTCGACCTCGAAAGGCTCGCGGCGAGCATGCTCGTCCGCCGGGTGGACATCACTCGCCGGATCGAGCGTTACGGACGCGTCCTGGACTGGATGGAGAGGGGGCACGACCTCTACGCGGACGAGTCCCCGCTCCAGTTGTCCGCTGAGGAACGAGCGGTGACCGCGGAGAAGCTGAACGCCGAGATCTACACAGTCACGCGGATTCGTCAGTATGTGCTGCTACGCCTCGATTCTGCGCTGTCGGACGGTGGGAAGAGCTACGAACACTCCCCGCTTATCACCGTGGAACACGTGTTGCCCCAATCGCCCGCGGCGGAGAGCGCGTGGACCACGGAGTTCACTCCGCTGGAGCGTTCGCATTGGGTTCACCGCCTGGCGAACCTCGTCCTGCTTTCGAAGCGGAAGAATTCTCAGGCCGGCAACCTCGAGTTCGAAGTGAAGAAGACCAGGTACTTCGAGAAGACGAGCTGGCCGCCGTTCGTCCTGACCGCTCAGGTGCTCGACAGCCCCAAGTGGACTCCGGCCGTCCTCGAAGAGCGACAGGAGACTCTGCTGGAGGTCCTCGGCGATCTCTGGCGGCTGGATCCCGATAGCTCGACGGCTTCCTAG
- a CDS encoding putative RNA methyltransferase, with translation MTPADGGNDPLPPQVVEALRCSVCGDPIGLAERTLRCGNRHSFDLARQGYVNLLHARIPAGTADTAPMVTARADFLASGAYRALADELARVCAEADGLVIDAGAGTGYYLAHVLAAAPAATGLALDVSAAALRRAARAHPRLGAAVWNLWEPWPVGDEVATVLLNVFAPRNGPEFHRVLRPGGLLTVASPTPDHLRELGDLVLTVDDRKEERLDGTLGEYFTRTARTAVHSKVEMTPERIRQAVEMGPAGHHLDRDGRRERLEAVSEPQEVTVSFSVSTYRRL, from the coding sequence ATGACCCCAGCCGACGGCGGGAATGACCCACTGCCACCCCAGGTCGTGGAAGCGTTGCGATGTTCGGTGTGCGGCGACCCGATCGGGCTAGCCGAACGCACGCTGCGTTGCGGCAACCGCCACTCTTTCGATCTAGCGCGACAGGGTTACGTGAACTTGTTGCACGCGCGAATCCCGGCCGGAACGGCGGACACCGCGCCGATGGTCACGGCCCGCGCGGACTTCCTCGCGTCGGGCGCGTACCGCGCACTGGCCGACGAGCTGGCGAGGGTGTGCGCGGAGGCCGACGGCCTGGTGATCGACGCGGGCGCGGGCACCGGCTACTACCTGGCCCACGTCCTCGCCGCGGCCCCGGCGGCGACCGGGCTGGCCCTGGACGTCTCGGCGGCAGCCCTCCGCCGCGCCGCGCGAGCCCACCCCCGCCTGGGCGCGGCGGTCTGGAACCTGTGGGAGCCGTGGCCGGTGGGCGACGAGGTGGCGACGGTCCTGCTGAACGTCTTCGCCCCGCGCAACGGCCCGGAGTTCCACCGGGTCCTGCGCCCGGGCGGCCTGCTGACGGTCGCCTCCCCGACCCCGGACCACCTACGCGAGCTGGGCGACTTGGTCCTGACGGTCGACGACCGCAAGGAGGAACGCCTGGACGGCACCCTGGGCGAGTACTTCACCCGCACGGCCCGCACGGCGGTGCACAGCAAGGTGGAAATGACGCCGGAGCGCATCCGCCAGGCGGTGGAGATGGGACCGGCAGGCCACCACCTGGACCGCGACGGCCGCCGGGAGCGTCTGGAAGCGGTGAGCGAGCCGCAGGAGGTCACGGTGTCGTTCTCGGTCTCCACGTACCGCCGCCTGTGA
- a CDS encoding (2Fe-2S)-binding protein: MKPDWTAPATLLADPEWVRARIGGAAKLYGCARPEVLGTIWWYSLSSILVAPALEGLVAGTLVDPALAATELDLVADGRFLGARSTRPLAGGLPELGAAFAKTLGTAIATIAAVTGARERALGAIATDSIGNRLLWTPDPERAMALAEPLVAAIDLDLPKPRFVRVGRTPAVRRASCCLIYEVGNPKCVSCPRQTPSEREARLRAALG; the protein is encoded by the coding sequence GTGAAGCCCGACTGGACCGCCCCCGCGACCCTGCTCGCGGATCCGGAGTGGGTACGGGCCCGCATTGGCGGCGCGGCGAAGCTCTACGGCTGCGCGCGGCCGGAGGTTCTCGGCACGATCTGGTGGTACTCCCTCTCCTCGATCCTCGTGGCACCCGCGCTCGAAGGCCTGGTCGCGGGCACCCTCGTCGACCCGGCGCTGGCGGCCACGGAGCTGGACCTCGTCGCCGACGGCCGGTTCCTCGGCGCCCGGTCCACCCGTCCGCTGGCCGGCGGGCTGCCCGAACTCGGCGCGGCGTTCGCCAAGACGCTCGGCACCGCGATCGCGACGATCGCCGCCGTCACCGGGGCCCGCGAACGCGCGCTGGGCGCGATCGCCACCGACTCGATCGGCAACCGGCTGCTGTGGACGCCGGATCCGGAGCGCGCGATGGCCCTGGCCGAGCCGCTGGTGGCGGCGATCGACCTCGACCTGCCGAAGCCGCGCTTCGTCCGCGTCGGCCGCACACCCGCCGTCCGGCGCGCGTCGTGCTGCCTGATCTACGAAGTCGGCAACCCCAAGTGCGTGAGCTGCCCGCGTCAGACGCCGTCGGAGCGCGAAGCACGCCTTCGCGCCGCCCTGGGCTGA
- a CDS encoding VC0807 family protein has translation MMIEQKSEPDAGLRRVVRANVLTVVFEVIVPMALFYGLRAAGVSQWWALMAGVLVAAPYVLWTIVRNRKVDLVALVTLSVLVLSVVLGLLSDDPRTLAIREGWTAALGGVFGAWMLVTVFIGRPAQLTLGRTIAEVKRGAEGANAWAARWDTDARFRRGMRINTAAWGGVLLISAIAHVVLVYTLPIDLISLVTNVQWFAMLAVLLVWHVWYLKKENLDA, from the coding sequence ATGATGATCGAACAGAAGTCCGAGCCCGACGCCGGCCTGCGGCGGGTGGTCCGCGCCAACGTGCTGACCGTCGTGTTCGAGGTGATCGTGCCGATGGCGCTGTTCTACGGCCTGCGCGCGGCGGGCGTCAGCCAGTGGTGGGCGCTGATGGCCGGCGTGCTGGTGGCCGCGCCGTACGTGCTGTGGACCATCGTGCGCAACCGCAAGGTCGACCTCGTCGCCCTGGTGACGCTGAGCGTCCTGGTGCTCTCGGTCGTACTCGGCCTGCTGTCCGACGACCCGCGCACCCTCGCCATCCGGGAGGGCTGGACCGCCGCGCTGGGTGGCGTGTTCGGCGCGTGGATGCTGGTCACGGTGTTCATCGGCCGGCCGGCGCAGCTGACGCTGGGCCGCACGATCGCCGAGGTCAAGCGCGGTGCCGAGGGCGCGAACGCGTGGGCGGCCCGCTGGGACACCGACGCCCGGTTCCGGCGCGGCATGCGGATCAACACGGCCGCCTGGGGCGGGGTGCTGCTGATCAGCGCGATCGCGCACGTCGTGCTCGTCTACACGCTGCCGATCGACCTGATCTCGCTGGTCACCAACGTGCAGTGGTTCGCCATGCTGGCCGTGCTGCTCGTCTGGCACGTCTGGTACCTCAAGAAGGAGAACCTCGATGCCTGA
- a CDS encoding sigma-70 family RNA polymerase sigma factor, with product MDALTERFEHERPRLRAVAYRMLGSASEADDAVQEAWLRFDRTDTGDVENLGAWLTTVVARVCLSMLRTRRNHREEPLELQPEPDADVRDPQREAELADSVGLALLVVLDSLGPAERVAFVLHDMFAVPFDDIAPMIDKTPAATRQLASRARRRVKGGAAADADVPRRRKVVEAFLAAARGGDFEALLSLLDPDVVLHADRFVGPSPAPVVLRGVASVRDGALLASARARASEPALVDGVPGLLMVRDGRLSVVLSFTIDDDRITGIDVIADPERLRGLEVAVLD from the coding sequence GTGGATGCACTGACCGAGCGGTTCGAACACGAGCGGCCCCGGCTGCGGGCGGTCGCCTACCGGATGCTCGGCTCGGCGAGTGAGGCCGACGACGCCGTCCAGGAAGCTTGGCTGCGGTTCGACCGCACCGACACCGGTGACGTCGAGAACCTCGGCGCATGGCTGACCACCGTCGTCGCGCGGGTGTGTCTCTCCATGCTTCGCACCCGGCGCAACCACCGCGAGGAACCGTTAGAACTGCAGCCCGAGCCGGACGCGGACGTCCGCGATCCCCAGCGGGAAGCCGAACTGGCCGACTCGGTCGGGTTGGCGTTGCTGGTGGTGCTCGACTCGCTCGGGCCGGCCGAACGGGTCGCTTTCGTGCTGCACGACATGTTCGCCGTGCCGTTCGACGACATCGCCCCGATGATCGACAAGACCCCGGCCGCGACGCGGCAGCTCGCGAGCCGCGCCCGTCGACGGGTCAAGGGCGGTGCCGCGGCGGACGCGGACGTGCCCCGCCGCCGCAAGGTCGTCGAGGCGTTCTTGGCCGCCGCGCGTGGTGGCGACTTCGAGGCATTGCTGTCGCTGCTCGACCCGGACGTCGTCCTGCACGCCGACCGCTTCGTCGGGCCGAGCCCGGCGCCCGTCGTGCTGCGCGGGGTCGCCAGCGTCCGCGACGGCGCACTGCTGGCCTCCGCGCGGGCCCGCGCCAGCGAGCCGGCCCTCGTCGATGGCGTTCCCGGTCTGCTCATGGTGCGCGACGGGCGGCTGTCGGTCGTCCTGTCGTTCACGATCGACGACGACCGGATCACCGGCATCGACGTCATCGCGGACCCGGAGCGGCTGCGCGGGCTGGAGGTCGCCGTGCTGGACTGA